From Xylanibacter oryzae DSM 17970, a single genomic window includes:
- a CDS encoding DNA alkylation repair protein has protein sequence MIKTETIQSELEFLSDNEKRQILPRFFKTGKGEYGEGDKFIGVTVPNIRSVAMLHLDTNNNEIEELLHSQWHEIRMCALMIMVENCKLTRKSKWIKLHSEKQGEDLRKKLFQLYLKHTDRINNWDLVDLTAPTIVGNYLKDKDRDILYKLAKSPLLWDQRIAVVSTYAFIRENDFKEIYSLAEILIHHKHDLMHKAIGWMLREAGKRDKPLLMDFLDIHCKEMPRTMLRYSIEKFPESERQYYMSK, from the coding sequence ATGATAAAAACAGAAACCATACAATCAGAGCTTGAATTTCTTTCAGACAATGAAAAGCGCCAGATACTGCCTCGATTTTTCAAGACAGGCAAAGGGGAGTATGGAGAAGGAGATAAATTCATAGGCGTGACAGTACCGAATATCAGAAGTGTTGCCATGTTACATCTCGACACAAACAATAATGAAATTGAGGAATTATTGCATTCTCAATGGCATGAGATACGAATGTGCGCACTTATGATTATGGTAGAAAATTGTAAACTCACAAGAAAGAGCAAATGGATTAAATTACATTCTGAAAAACAAGGAGAGGACCTTCGTAAAAAACTTTTCCAATTGTATCTTAAACATACGGATAGGATCAACAATTGGGATCTCGTTGACCTTACAGCACCTACAATAGTAGGTAACTACCTTAAGGACAAGGACAGAGACATCCTTTACAAATTAGCTAAGAGCCCGCTTTTATGGGATCAGCGCATTGCTGTAGTATCTACTTATGCATTTATACGTGAAAATGATTTTAAAGAAATCTACTCATTGGCAGAGATTCTTATACATCACAAGCATGATCTAATGCACAAAGCTATCGGATGGATGCTCAGAGAAGCAGGTAAACGCGATAAACCTTTGCTTATGGACTTTCTTGACATACATTGTAAAGAGATGCCAAGAACAATGCTTAGATACTCCATCGAGAAATTTCCAGAATCCGAAAGACAATATTATATGAGTAAATAG